The sequence TCCAACCGTCCGCAGCCATCCGGTGCAGGACCTTGTAGATCTGCTGATGGGTGGCGCTCCAGAAGAAGCCGATCGACTTCGCGAAGCGTCGCGCCAACTCACTGCCGCTGGCGGGGTGCTCCCGCAGCGAGACGAGGAGGGCGTGTTCGAGGGCCACGACGCAAGTGTGCGACATTGCAACTCGATGTGCAACTAGTTGCATCGTCGAAGGTGAGGATTTCCCCGCCGAAAGGTGAGGTTGTCTGTCGACCTTGCGTAGAACGTCACCTTTCGGCGGGGAAATCCTCACCTCTCGGCGAGGCCAGGTCACGCAGCCAGCCCAGTGTCCTGTCGAGTGTGCAGTGGTCGGCGCTGACGACGAGCTTCTTGAGGATGTCGTGGCGCAACTCCGGGAACTCGCGGAGCCGGGACTCGGCCAGCGCAGCAACTGCCTCGATCGCAATCCGTTGGGACTCCAGAGCACCCGGATCATTGGCTTCGGTTGCCTCTCGGGCGACCGCATCGCGCGCGCGTTGGAGGCCAGCCTCGTGGATCCGCTGGCGCGCAAGGTCGATGTCGCTGGACAGGTCGAGGGCCTGCTGGAGTGCGGCCAGTGTCCGCTTCTGCGGCATCCCGCCCTTGCGCAGATTGGTCAGCGTCTGAGGGGAGACGCCGGCGCGTACGGCCAGGGCCTCAAGGCTGAGACCGAACTGGTTCCGGCGCAACTCGATGAGGTTCAGCCACTGCGCCGCGACGACCACGCGCGGGTCGAGCGGGGCGAGTGCGGTCGGCATGGATCGATTCTTCCACGAGAGGGCAGAATTGCTGGGGGTTGGGGCAACATTTCTGGGGTTTTCTGACGCAATGTGATTCGTTGTACCCCAGAATTGAGCCGCTGACGGTCGAAAAGCCCGCCTGAAGAGCGTGTGAGAGATTGTGTGGCGGCTCCGCCGCGGGGCTTGTGTACCCCAAGAAACGCGTGTTAACGTCTCCATGTCGCACATTGTGCGCCACGAAAGTCCCTGGGGTACCCGAGAGCCTCAGGGGCTTTCATTTTTTCCGAGCCGATCGAGGGCACGCAGACCCGCGGGTGGTACACGCTGTACCCTCGCCGCCATGGGACCACTTCACGGCATCAAGGTTGTCGAGCTCGCTGGTATCGGCCCTGGACCGCACGCGTGCGCGATCCTTGCTGATCTGGGTGCGGACGTCATTCGGATCGACCGACCCGGCGGCCAGATGATGATGACCGGCCCGCACGACCTGCTGACCCGCAACCGGCCGAGCGTCGCCCTCAACCTCAAGGACCCGGCGGCCGTCGAGACCGTGCTCCAGTTGATCGAGTCCGCCGACGTACTCATCGAAGGCCTCCGGCCCGGAGTGACCGAACGCCTCGGCCTCGGACCCGACGCCGTGCACGCCCGCAACCCCCGGATCGTGTACGGCCGGATGACCGGCTGGGGCCAGGACGGCCCGCTGGCCCAGGCGGCCGGCCACGACATCACCTACATCGCGACCACCGGCGTCCTGAGCCAGCTGGGCCAGGCCGAGAAGCCGCAGTTCCCGATCAACCTTCTCGGCGATTTCGGCGGGGGCTCGACCTATCTGGTGATCGGCATC comes from Nocardioides baekrokdamisoli and encodes:
- a CDS encoding helix-turn-helix domain-containing protein, which translates into the protein MPTALAPLDPRVVVAAQWLNLIELRRNQFGLSLEALAVRAGVSPQTLTNLRKGGMPQKRTLAALQQALDLSSDIDLARQRIHEAGLQRARDAVAREATEANDPGALESQRIAIEAVAALAESRLREFPELRHDILKKLVVSADHCTLDRTLGWLRDLASPRGEDFPAER